A genomic window from Sporosarcina sp. Marseille-Q4063 includes:
- a CDS encoding glycosyltransferase family 2 protein — protein MIEILEIFKYVFISVQFFLLFFWAYWLFISFFGFGKPKKQKEHSPKKRFLIMVPAHNEEVVIGQLVDNLKNLDYPNELYEICVIADNCTDKTAEISRHLGAKVIEHTSAPGELRGKPYGIKYAVDQYGDRLERDFDGIAFFDADNLVSLNYLKEMNNHLLNGDRLIQCYLDSKNPDDNWVTLSYATSYYYMNRSWQLGKSKIGLPNAVGGTGFCVDTKLFNEVGWTARSLTEDLEFTMQCILVGESARWCHNARVYDEKPESFIASCIQRLRWARGHWDVCIKYAPKLLFRFIRRGDIAAFDGALYLFNPGKIILATMTGAILYFSLFNNISWFKPLIPWQVWLVCLVYTLFYIGLTFVLDAKVKINVFKGFISLVIFNASYVPLFFWSLLTMKNKTWVRTDHSRSIALSEISNAHIETAVGKDEESK, from the coding sequence ATGATTGAAATTTTAGAGATATTCAAATACGTGTTTATTTCCGTACAGTTTTTCCTCCTTTTCTTCTGGGCTTATTGGCTCTTTATTAGTTTCTTTGGATTCGGTAAACCAAAAAAGCAAAAAGAGCATTCACCAAAGAAAAGGTTTTTAATAATGGTGCCAGCACATAATGAAGAAGTAGTGATTGGCCAATTAGTAGATAACTTGAAGAACCTGGATTACCCAAATGAACTATATGAAATTTGTGTTATTGCCGATAATTGTACAGATAAAACTGCTGAAATTAGTCGTCATCTTGGCGCTAAAGTTATTGAACATACTTCGGCGCCTGGTGAACTAAGAGGAAAACCATATGGTATCAAATATGCAGTCGACCAATATGGGGATCGTTTAGAAAGAGATTTTGATGGGATTGCATTTTTTGATGCGGACAATTTAGTGTCGTTGAATTACCTAAAAGAGATGAATAATCATCTTTTGAATGGTGATAGACTTATTCAGTGTTATTTAGATTCGAAAAATCCAGACGATAACTGGGTTACGCTTTCATACGCGACAAGTTATTATTATATGAACCGTTCATGGCAACTTGGGAAATCGAAGATTGGTCTTCCTAATGCTGTTGGTGGAACAGGTTTTTGTGTCGATACTAAACTTTTTAATGAGGTTGGTTGGACAGCACGTTCACTTACGGAAGACCTTGAATTCACCATGCAATGTATTTTAGTAGGAGAATCAGCAAGATGGTGCCATAACGCGAGAGTTTATGATGAGAAACCAGAAAGCTTTATTGCATCATGTATTCAACGACTTCGTTGGGCAAGAGGTCATTGGGATGTTTGTATAAAATATGCACCAAAGTTACTTTTTCGTTTTATTCGACGGGGGGATATTGCCGCCTTCGATGGCGCTTTATATCTCTTTAACCCAGGGAAAATCATCTTGGCAACAATGACGGGAGCAATTCTATATTTCTCGCTTTTCAATAATATTAGTTGGTTTAAGCCGTTAATCCCTTGGCAAGTTTGGCTTGTGTGCTTAGTTTATACGCTATTCTATATAGGTCTAACATTTGTTCTTGATGCAAAAGTAAAAATAAATGTATTCAAAGGGTTTATATCACTAGTTATCTTTAATGCTTCCTATGTACCATTATTCTTCTGGTCTTTATTGACAATGAAAAATAAAACGTGGGTACGTACTGATCACTCTAGAAGTATCGCACTTAGTGAAATTAGTAACGCGCATATTGAAACGGCTGTTGGTAAAGACGAGGAGAGTAAATAA
- the wecB gene encoding non-hydrolyzing UDP-N-acetylglucosamine 2-epimerase produces the protein MSKKWKVMTVFGTRPEAIKMAPLVLELEKHSEEIDSIVTVTAQHREMLDQVLETFEITPNYDLNIMKDRQTLVDVATRGLEGLDRVMKEAKPDIVLVHGDTATTFIASLAAFYNQVAVGHVEAGLRTWDKYSPYPEEINRQLTGVIADLHFAPTEMSAQNLRDEKKQEERIYITGNTAIDALKTTVQENYSHPMLEKLGNDRLVLLTAHRRENLGEPMRNMFRAINRLLAEHEDIQVIYPVHMNPVVREIADEILGDNDRVHLIEPLEVIDFHNFAAASHIILTDSGGIQEEAPSLGKPVIVLRESTERPEGIEAGTLKLAGTDEESIYLLANELLTEPAEYERMAKAHNPYGDGRASERIVAALKKYLSESQ, from the coding sequence ATGAGTAAAAAGTGGAAAGTAATGACTGTTTTTGGAACGAGACCGGAAGCTATTAAAATGGCACCACTAGTACTTGAGCTAGAAAAGCACAGTGAAGAGATTGACTCAATCGTAACTGTAACAGCACAGCACAGAGAAATGCTTGACCAAGTATTAGAGACATTCGAAATCACTCCGAATTACGATTTGAACATTATGAAAGATAGGCAAACACTTGTCGATGTTGCTACACGAGGACTAGAAGGCTTAGATCGTGTTATGAAAGAAGCAAAACCAGATATTGTACTTGTTCATGGAGATACTGCTACGACGTTCATAGCAAGTCTAGCAGCATTCTACAATCAAGTGGCAGTGGGGCATGTTGAAGCAGGACTACGTACATGGGACAAATATTCACCCTATCCTGAGGAGATCAACCGTCAACTTACAGGTGTTATCGCAGATCTTCATTTCGCGCCAACAGAAATGTCGGCACAAAATTTACGGGATGAAAAGAAGCAGGAAGAACGTATATACATTACCGGGAATACTGCAATCGACGCATTGAAAACAACAGTGCAAGAGAATTATTCACACCCAATGTTAGAGAAATTGGGTAATGACCGCCTTGTTCTACTAACAGCACACCGTCGCGAAAACCTAGGAGAACCGATGCGCAACATGTTTAGAGCGATCAACCGTCTACTTGCCGAACATGAAGATATCCAAGTGATTTATCCTGTTCATATGAACCCGGTAGTTCGTGAAATAGCAGATGAAATACTGGGGGACAATGATCGAGTACATTTAATCGAACCATTGGAAGTCATTGATTTTCATAACTTTGCAGCTGCCTCACATATCATTCTAACGGACTCAGGTGGTATTCAAGAGGAAGCACCTTCACTAGGGAAACCGGTCATTGTATTACGCGAATCAACCGAACGCCCAGAAGGAATCGAGGCAGGTACACTTAAGCTGGCAGGTACTGACGAAGAAAGCATCTACTTGCTCGCTAACGAACTTCTTACAGAACCGGCTGAATATGAAAGAATGGCAAAAGCACATAACCCATATGGTGACGGACGTGCTTCTGAACGAATTGTGGCGGCATTGAAGAAATATTTATCAGAAAGTCAATAA
- a CDS encoding CDP-glycerol glycerophosphotransferase family protein: MLKEFLITIYLFLTKSIFTITKLFPVQNKYVFVSSFGDNIDYVAREVLRRQQADVVVLRSRKSNYSFDQLDLNEKRIISFDSLNIIQYVKSIYHLATARHVFVDNYFAFLSVMNFKPGVECIQLWHAAGAVKRFGMEDPTFYDRTSSAQKRFKSVYARFDKVVVGSDSMIPVFKKAFNLKDEQFLKTGIPRTDFFYDEVAKSAAINEVYATYPGIESKQVILYAPTFRRDELEGQEIGLEIEKMTTALGPEFMLLIRMHPAVKMNYVDSRLDGIIDVSAYPNVNHLLLVTDYLLSDYSSMPYEFALLNRPQIFFPYDLDDYEKESGFWSSYEDVVPGPIVQSTDEIIELIRNDEFDKKRIQHFSNRWNRYSDGESSKALIGYLKE; encoded by the coding sequence TTGCTCAAAGAATTCCTTATTACTATATATTTATTCCTAACAAAATCAATCTTCACTATCACTAAACTTTTCCCCGTCCAAAACAAATACGTTTTCGTTTCCAGTTTCGGAGATAACATCGATTATGTGGCACGTGAGGTTCTTCGACGGCAACAAGCTGATGTGGTGGTTTTGCGTTCTCGAAAAAGTAATTATTCATTTGATCAATTGGATTTGAATGAGAAACGAATCATTTCTTTTGATAGCTTGAATATAATTCAGTATGTGAAGAGTATTTACCATTTGGCGACAGCCCGACATGTTTTTGTCGATAATTATTTTGCGTTTTTAAGTGTGATGAATTTTAAACCAGGTGTTGAATGCATTCAGCTTTGGCATGCTGCGGGGGCTGTGAAAAGATTCGGGATGGAAGACCCGACATTTTACGACAGGACCTCGTCTGCACAGAAGCGATTTAAGAGCGTGTATGCGCGTTTCGACAAGGTTGTTGTCGGATCCGATTCGATGATTCCTGTTTTTAAAAAGGCTTTTAATTTAAAAGATGAACAGTTTTTGAAGACTGGGATTCCGCGGACTGATTTTTTCTATGATGAAGTGGCGAAGTCTGCTGCCATTAACGAGGTCTATGCTACCTATCCAGGGATTGAATCGAAGCAAGTTATTTTATATGCGCCTACTTTTCGCCGTGATGAATTAGAAGGTCAGGAAATCGGGCTAGAAATCGAGAAAATGACAACGGCGCTTGGACCGGAATTTATGTTGTTAATTCGCATGCATCCTGCAGTTAAAATGAATTATGTGGACTCACGTTTAGACGGGATAATTGATGTTTCGGCTTATCCGAATGTTAATCATTTGTTATTGGTGACGGATTATTTACTATCCGATTATTCGTCGATGCCGTATGAGTTTGCGTTATTGAATCGTCCACAGATATTTTTTCCGTATGATTTGGATGATTATGAGAAAGAAAGCGGCTTTTGGTCTTCTTATGAGGATGTTGTGCCGGGACCAATTGTGCAATCGACGGATGAGATTATTGAATTAATACGAAATGATGAGTTTGATAAGAAACGAATACAGCATTTTTCAAATCGTTGGAATCGATATTCCGACGGTGAATCTTCTAAAGCACTTATAGGCTACTTGAAGGAATAA
- the galE gene encoding UDP-glucose 4-epimerase GalE has translation MTILVTGGAGFIGSHASVELLEKGYDIVVVDNLSNSEIDSINRVKEITGKDFPFYQYDLLDYESLKKLFASYNFDAVMHFAGLKAVGESVEIPLEYYHNNITGTINLCNVMKEFGVKKLVFSSSATVYGNPDQVPIDETFPLSVTNPYGRTKLMIEEILQDLYKSDQSWRITILRYFNPIGAHESGRIGESPKGIPNNLMPYITQVAIGKRKKLQVFGNDYETYDGTGVRDYIHVVDLVKGHLSALQYLDEHEGIETFNLGTGTGYSVLDLISNFSEVTTKEIPYEIVGRRSGDIGICYANPEKAEKILGWRAEKDLIEMCKDSWKWQLNNPNGYQ, from the coding sequence ATGACGATATTGGTAACTGGTGGAGCCGGCTTTATTGGAAGCCATGCTTCCGTTGAATTATTGGAAAAAGGATATGATATTGTAGTTGTCGATAACTTATCCAACAGTGAAATTGATTCTATTAATCGTGTTAAGGAGATAACGGGGAAAGATTTTCCGTTTTACCAGTATGATTTATTAGATTATGAATCATTAAAAAAACTTTTTGCGAGTTACAATTTTGACGCGGTTATGCACTTTGCTGGCCTCAAGGCTGTCGGGGAATCTGTTGAAATTCCATTGGAATATTATCATAATAATATCACAGGCACGATAAATTTATGTAATGTTATGAAAGAATTTGGAGTGAAAAAGTTAGTATTCAGTTCATCAGCAACTGTTTATGGTAATCCCGATCAAGTACCTATAGATGAAACCTTTCCACTCTCGGTAACAAATCCATATGGTCGGACTAAACTAATGATTGAAGAAATCTTACAAGATTTATATAAGTCAGATCAATCTTGGCGAATTACTATATTAAGGTATTTTAATCCGATTGGAGCGCACGAAAGTGGTAGAATTGGTGAGAGTCCTAAAGGAATCCCAAACAATTTAATGCCCTATATTACTCAAGTTGCAATAGGGAAGAGAAAAAAACTTCAAGTGTTTGGTAATGATTATGAAACATATGACGGAACAGGCGTAAGAGATTATATACATGTGGTGGATTTAGTGAAAGGCCACTTGAGTGCTCTTCAGTATTTAGATGAACATGAAGGTATTGAAACATTTAACCTTGGGACAGGTACAGGATATAGCGTTTTAGATTTAATTAGTAACTTTAGTGAAGTTACTACTAAGGAAATACCATATGAAATTGTTGGCAGGCGTTCAGGAGATATCGGAATATGTTATGCAAATCCTGAAAAGGCTGAAAAAATCCTAGGGTGGCGGGCTGAGAAGGATTTAATTGAAATGTGTAAAGACTCTTGGAAGTGGCAATTAAATAATCCAAATGGATATCAATAA
- a CDS encoding ABC transporter permease, producing the protein MFTIYKEMWNRRKMIHTLSLQEIKKEYAGTLLGFVWGLVNPLMRIAVFWFVFSVGARAGGPVNGAPFMPWLAIGMVAWFFLNDCFRLTQKSFRSKRSIIKNTPFPIAILPAVQILFSFYTHLILLAVIFIGMVIYFQSVSIYWLQILYYDFAAIMLLIGIGSVTAPLVAISKDVGRFLDTILVFLFWMTPIFWSVDNVGALENVVKVNPFHYIVQGYRDSFFYDVSFWEKPLYTLYFWVLVLVVFMLGNYLHKRLKPIFLDTL; encoded by the coding sequence ATGTTTACAATATACAAGGAAATGTGGAATCGCCGAAAAATGATTCATACTCTTTCCCTACAGGAGATAAAAAAAGAATACGCCGGTACACTTTTAGGCTTCGTGTGGGGATTGGTGAATCCGCTCATGCGAATTGCAGTATTTTGGTTTGTGTTTAGCGTCGGTGCCCGTGCTGGGGGACCTGTCAATGGGGCCCCTTTTATGCCCTGGTTGGCAATCGGAATGGTTGCTTGGTTCTTTTTAAATGATTGTTTTCGTCTCACTCAAAAATCGTTTCGGAGTAAACGCAGCATAATTAAAAACACACCATTTCCAATCGCGATTTTACCGGCAGTTCAGATTTTATTTTCTTTTTATACTCACCTTATTTTACTGGCAGTTATTTTTATCGGAATGGTCATTTATTTTCAATCGGTCTCGATTTATTGGCTGCAAATTCTCTATTACGATTTTGCTGCAATCATGCTACTTATAGGTATAGGGTCAGTTACAGCGCCATTAGTAGCAATCAGTAAAGATGTTGGTCGCTTTTTAGATACAATATTGGTGTTTCTGTTTTGGATGACACCTATTTTTTGGTCTGTTGACAATGTTGGGGCACTTGAAAATGTGGTGAAAGTTAATCCATTTCATTACATTGTACAAGGATATCGTGATTCATTTTTCTATGATGTAAGCTTTTGGGAAAAGCCGCTTTATACATTATATTTTTGGGTATTGGTATTAGTGGTATTTATGCTTGGAAATTATTTACACAAACGATTAAAGCCAATATTCCTTGATACTTTATAA
- a CDS encoding ABC transporter ATP-binding protein, with protein sequence MEIAVSVKEITKKYKLYEDNWGPLKEIFFNKKLHNEFFALKNISLDFPKGESIGVLGKNGSGKSTLLKIITGIAEPTTGSVDVNGTIVFLDVSSGIDSELSGYDNIFMKGILLGYTKEEMMEKVDDIIEFSELEEFIYQPVKNYSSGMRAKLGFAISVNVDPDILIVDEALAVGDSLFRAKCMNKMNEFKEQGKTIIFVSHDKNAVESFCSKAAWIHQGELITYGDSKVVGSIYNEFMSGKKKLSAIRSEIHFNHAIEQVSYNIEKTGFSIGIDGYFYGQKNIDFNNQIDLVLRDMRTGEAISKPLEIKSYSEKAMGNAGFSIQFNEKEFPHFFKPGKISFRVRYKNEEKKLIEFPLWARKVNIIEPERKTGNFLYKLTINNNNLELTIDNRDKVEQQVNRIWFKENNVNIEGVAFVKGYETKSNNDVKMNLQLTNLKDLEKYEFPVIINETDEITENPNYNPQGNVYNFSQYNVEIDLSNLKNGKYECKLIYQMNESPFYEFINLVWATRNDRYPTKPHIFNNQVIEINTETKYLQIEKKATN encoded by the coding sequence ATGGAAATCGCTGTTAGCGTAAAAGAAATAACAAAAAAATATAAGCTATATGAAGATAATTGGGGACCACTCAAAGAAATCTTCTTTAATAAAAAACTTCATAATGAGTTTTTTGCACTTAAAAATATTTCACTTGATTTTCCCAAAGGGGAATCCATCGGTGTCCTGGGGAAGAATGGTTCTGGAAAATCTACGTTACTCAAGATTATCACCGGTATCGCCGAACCTACTACTGGCTCAGTAGATGTCAATGGGACAATAGTTTTTTTGGACGTGAGTTCAGGCATAGATTCAGAATTAAGTGGTTATGATAATATTTTTATGAAGGGTATTTTATTAGGATATACGAAAGAGGAAATGATGGAAAAAGTTGATGATATTATCGAGTTTTCCGAGTTGGAAGAATTTATCTATCAACCAGTAAAAAATTACTCATCTGGAATGAGAGCAAAGCTTGGATTTGCAATTTCTGTAAACGTAGATCCTGATATACTAATTGTTGATGAGGCTTTAGCTGTCGGCGATTCGTTATTTAGAGCGAAATGCATGAATAAAATGAATGAATTTAAAGAACAAGGAAAAACAATTATATTTGTCAGTCATGATAAAAACGCTGTTGAATCCTTTTGTTCAAAAGCTGCATGGATTCACCAAGGCGAATTAATTACTTATGGGGATTCAAAGGTTGTAGGTTCAATTTATAATGAATTTATGAGTGGAAAAAAGAAACTTAGTGCCATACGTTCCGAAATCCACTTCAACCATGCGATTGAGCAAGTCTCCTATAATATTGAAAAGACAGGTTTTTCAATTGGTATAGATGGATATTTTTATGGTCAGAAGAATATTGATTTCAATAATCAGATTGATTTGGTTCTTCGTGATATGCGGACAGGAGAGGCGATATCGAAACCTCTTGAAATAAAATCTTATTCAGAAAAGGCAATGGGGAATGCCGGGTTCTCAATTCAGTTTAACGAAAAAGAATTCCCGCATTTTTTTAAACCTGGAAAGATATCCTTCAGAGTTCGCTATAAGAATGAGGAAAAAAAGCTAATTGAATTTCCTTTGTGGGCTCGAAAGGTTAATATTATAGAACCTGAACGAAAAACAGGGAATTTCCTGTATAAATTAACAATCAATAACAATAATCTAGAGTTGACAATAGACAACCGCGACAAAGTAGAACAACAAGTAAATAGGATTTGGTTTAAAGAAAATAACGTTAATATAGAAGGTGTTGCATTTGTAAAAGGGTATGAAACTAAAAGCAATAACGACGTAAAAATGAACCTTCAATTAACGAATTTAAAGGACCTCGAAAAATATGAATTTCCTGTCATAATAAATGAGACCGATGAAATTACTGAAAATCCGAACTATAATCCACAAGGAAATGTATACAATTTTTCCCAATACAATGTTGAGATTGATTTAAGTAATTTAAAGAACGGTAAATATGAATGTAAATTAATATACCAAATGAATGAAAGTCCTTTTTATGAGTTCATTAATTTAGTGTGGGCAACAAGAAACGATCGATATCCGACTAAGCCACATATCTTTAATAATCAAGTAATTGAAATTAATACAGAAACAAAATATCTTCAAATTGAAAAGAAGGCTACTAATTAA
- a CDS encoding glycosyltransferase — translation MKSKNIVFLLNEYNGHGGAQRVASILADEFIKDGNNVSVLSINEQKDAPSYFSEDIPVKVLHRDGYRAPNPIEISSNFKALKFGKVGAELKRRYLLKKKKTEVQEYFDVYGEQTVFLIAIQVYGMQWIEPLLFKQNIKIIGQSHESVAASRGSRRYKNIYKHYRQVSKFLLLTQKDADYFERAGFINTAVLHNPSPFRAQVAPTKLYSNKTVVSSGRLVDGKGFDILIEAFTKIAEDIPDWKLHIYGEGPAKKSLKNLINIYDMEDRIVLKGQTENIQSALTQSSFFVLSSKAEGLPMSLIEAQSCGLPCISTDCAPGIREILDEYKNGYIAPVDDVPLIARHIRRLAQNPEIFESFSHDAYTNSAKFEKNFIKNQWYDLFEELGGK, via the coding sequence ATGAAAAGCAAGAATATAGTTTTTCTTTTAAATGAATATAACGGTCACGGGGGCGCCCAGCGTGTAGCCTCTATTCTGGCAGATGAATTTATTAAAGATGGCAATAATGTAAGTGTTTTGAGTATTAATGAACAAAAAGATGCTCCTAGTTATTTTTCCGAAGATATTCCTGTTAAAGTATTACACAGAGACGGGTATCGTGCTCCGAACCCAATAGAGATATCTTCTAATTTTAAGGCACTAAAGTTTGGGAAGGTCGGAGCAGAACTAAAACGTCGTTATCTTTTGAAAAAGAAAAAGACAGAAGTTCAGGAGTATTTTGATGTTTATGGGGAGCAAACGGTGTTTTTGATTGCAATTCAAGTTTACGGGATGCAATGGATTGAACCATTATTGTTTAAGCAAAATATTAAAATCATCGGTCAAAGTCATGAAAGTGTCGCTGCTTCCAGAGGGTCACGTCGATACAAAAACATTTATAAACATTATCGTCAGGTATCAAAGTTTTTATTGTTAACCCAAAAGGATGCCGACTATTTTGAGCGTGCAGGATTTATCAATACAGCTGTTTTGCATAATCCATCTCCATTTCGGGCTCAAGTAGCCCCCACAAAATTGTATTCGAATAAAACGGTTGTGTCATCGGGTAGGCTTGTTGATGGAAAAGGCTTCGATATATTAATTGAAGCTTTTACAAAAATAGCGGAAGATATACCGGATTGGAAATTGCATATTTATGGAGAAGGTCCTGCCAAAAAATCGCTGAAAAATCTTATTAATATTTATGATATGGAAGATCGTATTGTATTAAAAGGACAAACGGAAAATATTCAGTCTGCTCTAACTCAATCCAGTTTCTTTGTACTATCATCTAAAGCCGAGGGCTTACCAATGTCCCTTATTGAGGCTCAGTCGTGTGGACTTCCATGTATTTCGACAGACTGTGCACCTGGTATTAGAGAAATCCTTGATGAATATAAAAATGGTTATATTGCCCCGGTGGATGATGTACCGCTTATAGCAAGACATATTAGACGTCTTGCACAGAATCCAGAAATTTTTGAGTCATTTAGCCATGACGCTTATACTAATAGTGCGAAATTCGAAAAGAATTTCATTAAAAATCAATGGTATGATTTATTTGAAGAACTGGGAGGTAAATAA
- a CDS encoding bifunctional glycosyltransferase family 2 protein/CDP-glycerol:glycerophosphate glycerophosphotransferase has protein sequence MVNVNNTQLNQKPPKLSVIVIAYNNEIYIEEALESLDAQTFDDMEVVVVNDFSSDSTGELINRFVEGKPKFKAIHLPENSGGCSTPRNTGIANTTGEYVMFLDGDDWYTIDACEKMVAGMERTQSDFVAGQVIRTNNYEIWYHRQIYSREHTNINIREFSMLLFDSLSVNKIYKRSFLDKHKLRFPEGIHYEDIYFTGQAYFLAESVSIIPEPIYYWRVVEDADVKSITNRRFDFDNFKNRIIAHRLFDQFLQDNGDILYQTHKNNKFLRHDLKLYTNDYLLFDEDYKNRFHKMTFDYLRETMDEYEFIRLPENERIMYYLLFIGDREAFDDYVFYKNNLPTKSNRIYNVGSSYYFRSSISNDKNEKFLGITQPEINYNINDINLEKNNLTFHADVQVGSIDNSEITSFWVLRNRQTGATIHNEHSDNGNVNFNLNQMEPGNYYLSLFVRHMGNLHKSLVKNSNVSELSNVEVKDQKLSKSIFINQNNSFAIKVRPIQKLEQFKWMYNKRKSAKPIRRPGIIQTKLTSYTRKIIKKLPVRSKWILFESNMGKQYSDNPKYIYKMMSETQNDYKYIWSFEDPKAIKLPRPAVKVKRNSLKHFYYLNRSKYWVDNQGMAHLTEKKEQQIYLQTWHGTPLKKMGYDQKKLPSKAELDRLKIQTKAWDYFVSPNAYSTNIFKKAFRYGGEIIESGYPRNDILINQRREVIQKVQDRFEIGSEKKVILFAPTFRDWDPDSFQKVIKDMQAISQEIDDNSIVLLRLHYLLSNKISQADLPSNVINVSTYNDIQELYLLADVLITDYSSIMFDYALLKRPIILYCYDLEEYVTRRGMYFDLIEKAPGPICRTIDDVLYYLNHQENDEIFDEHLERFINEFGSLEIGRSASRVIEQVFK, from the coding sequence ATGGTTAATGTTAATAATACACAACTAAATCAAAAGCCACCTAAACTCTCGGTAATTGTTATCGCTTATAATAATGAAATATATATAGAAGAAGCGTTAGAGTCATTGGATGCACAAACATTTGATGATATGGAAGTTGTCGTAGTAAATGATTTTTCCTCAGACAGTACTGGTGAATTGATTAACCGCTTTGTTGAGGGTAAACCTAAATTTAAGGCTATTCATCTTCCTGAGAATAGCGGTGGGTGTAGTACGCCAAGAAATACAGGTATCGCAAATACGACGGGTGAGTATGTAATGTTCCTGGATGGCGATGATTGGTATACCATTGACGCATGTGAAAAAATGGTTGCTGGAATGGAAAGGACTCAATCTGATTTCGTTGCGGGACAAGTAATCCGTACAAACAATTACGAGATTTGGTATCATCGACAAATTTATTCAAGGGAACACACAAATATCAACATTAGAGAATTTAGTATGCTGTTGTTTGACAGTTTATCGGTAAATAAAATTTATAAACGTTCTTTTTTAGATAAACATAAATTGCGTTTTCCAGAAGGTATCCATTATGAAGATATATATTTCACTGGACAAGCATATTTTTTAGCGGAGTCAGTTAGTATCATTCCGGAACCAATCTATTACTGGCGGGTAGTGGAAGATGCTGATGTTAAATCAATTACGAATAGGCGCTTTGATTTCGATAACTTCAAAAATCGCATAATCGCTCACAGGTTGTTTGATCAATTCTTACAAGATAATGGCGATATTCTGTACCAAACGCATAAAAATAATAAGTTTTTACGTCATGATCTAAAATTATATACAAATGATTATTTGCTTTTTGATGAAGATTATAAGAACCGGTTCCATAAAATGACTTTCGACTATTTACGGGAGACCATGGATGAGTACGAATTCATTAGATTACCCGAAAATGAACGTATTATGTATTATCTTTTGTTTATTGGCGATAGAGAAGCTTTCGATGACTATGTTTTTTATAAGAATAATTTACCGACGAAAAGTAATCGGATTTATAATGTTGGCAGTTCATATTATTTTAGGTCCTCTATTTCTAACGATAAGAATGAAAAGTTTCTTGGTATAACACAACCTGAAATTAACTACAATATTAATGATATTAATCTCGAAAAGAACAATCTTACATTTCATGCCGATGTACAAGTAGGCTCGATTGATAATTCGGAAATCACTTCTTTTTGGGTGCTTAGAAATAGGCAGACAGGCGCTACTATTCATAACGAACATTCCGACAACGGTAATGTTAATTTTAATCTGAATCAGATGGAACCGGGTAATTACTATTTGTCATTATTCGTAAGACATATGGGAAATCTGCATAAAAGTTTAGTTAAGAACTCCAATGTATCGGAATTATCAAATGTTGAAGTCAAAGATCAAAAACTGTCAAAAAGCATATTTATAAATCAAAATAATTCATTTGCGATTAAAGTAAGACCTATACAGAAATTAGAGCAGTTTAAATGGATGTATAATAAAAGGAAGTCTGCGAAGCCAATTCGTAGGCCGGGTATAATTCAAACAAAATTAACTAGTTATACAAGGAAAATCATTAAAAAACTTCCTGTCCGCTCTAAGTGGATATTGTTTGAAAGCAATATGGGGAAACAATATAGTGATAATCCAAAATATATTTATAAAATGATGTCTGAAACCCAAAATGATTATAAATACATATGGTCATTTGAAGATCCTAAAGCAATTAAGTTACCGAGACCAGCAGTCAAAGTTAAGAGAAACAGCCTAAAGCATTTTTACTATCTAAACCGTTCCAAATATTGGGTTGATAATCAAGGAATGGCCCATCTCACCGAGAAGAAAGAACAACAAATATATTTGCAAACTTGGCATGGTACTCCCTTGAAGAAAATGGGATATGATCAAAAGAAATTGCCAAGTAAAGCAGAATTAGATAGGTTGAAAATCCAAACTAAAGCTTGGGATTACTTTGTTTCACCTAATGCATATAGTACCAATATCTTTAAAAAAGCATTTAGATATGGTGGGGAAATCATAGAATCAGGTTATCCAAGAAATGATATATTAATTAACCAAAGACGAGAAGTTATCCAGAAGGTCCAAGATCGCTTTGAGATTGGCTCGGAGAAAAAAGTTATACTGTTTGCACCAACTTTCCGAGATTGGGATCCCGATTCTTTTCAAAAGGTAATTAAGGATATGCAAGCGATTAGTCAAGAAATTGATGATAATTCAATTGTGTTATTGCGGCTACATTATTTATTATCAAACAAGATTTCCCAAGCAGATCTGCCATCTAATGTGATCAATGTATCTACTTACAATGATATTCAAGAGCTATATTTATTAGCGGATGTTTTAATCACAGACTATTCATCAATAATGTTTGATTATGCATTGTTGAAGCGTCCAATTATTCTCTATTGTTATGACTTGGAGGAATATGTCACTAGAAGAGGGATGTATTTTGACCTGATTGAAAAGGCACCAGGACCAATTTGTCGAACAATCGATGACGTTTTATATTATTTAAATCACCAGGAAAACGATGAAATTTTTGATGAACATTTAGAACGTTTTATCAATGAATTTGGTAGTCTTGAAATTGGACGTTCCGCTTCCAGGGTGATTGAGCAAGTTTTTAAATGA